Below is a window of Fimbriimonadaceae bacterium DNA.
CTTATCCAATCTGGGATTTGTGAGGGGTCACCAAAGCACCTCGGCGAGGATGGCTCGAACACAAAGCCCAGGTAATCGGCTCCGCAGTCACGGGCAAATTCAGCATCTTCTCGTGTACGAAGCCCGCATATTTTGACCTCTACCAGCGCATCACCTCTTTCACTTTCGCTCCAATATCTTCAGCTGCGCAGAAGGTTGTTCCAATAAGGACAGAACGCGCACCAGCAGAGCTCACGAGCTGGACATCATCGCTCGTTGCCAGCGAACTCTCGCTGACCGTGTGGGCAAAGGCCTTGATTTGGGGGAGCAACCGAATGGAGGTTTCAATGTCGGTTTGGAAGCTCGAAAGGTCGCGGTTGTTTATGCCGATCAAATTTGCCTTTGCCTCAAGAGCCCTTTCTGCCTCCTGTTCATCATGAATTTCGACAAGGACATCCATGCCGAGCTGCCACGCAAGGGCTTGCAAGTCACGGAGGCGAGACTGTTCGAGAGCAGCGACGATAAGAAGTATTGCGTCGGCCCCCCATGAGCGGGCTTCGTACACTTGATAGGGATCTTCGATGAAATCTTTGCGAAGAACTGGGATCGACGTGGATTCTCTCGATTTGATAAGGTTTTGAGGCGATCCTTTAAAATATTCGACATCTGTGAGGACACTAAGGCAGTGTGCGCCTGCTGATTCGTAGGTTCGTGCCACTTCAACCGGGTCAAGATTTGGACGGATAGAACCCATTGATGGGCTTGCCGCCTTTACTTCTGCAATGAGAGTTACCGGCTGCTCAGCTTCTGCCAGTGCCTTACGAAACCCGCGCACAGGATCGGCATCTCGGGCCTTTGCACGCACCTCATCCAAAGAAAGTTCGGCTTTGGCGTCGGCGATCTCTCGCCGTTTAGTTTCGAAGATGCGGTCAAGGTAGCTCATGCGTTACTGCTCACCTCAATAAGCTCCTCAAGCTTGGCGATGGCTTTGCCACTCTCCAACGCATCCCTTGCTTCAGACGCGCTGTCGATAAGCGCTCCTCCACGAACGAGCCAGAGCGCGGCAGCGGCGCTCGGGATAAGGGCTTGGCTCCTTGGATGAGCTCCGGTGAGCGCTTCTCGGAGAATGGATGAATTTTC
It encodes the following:
- the trpC gene encoding indole-3-glycerol phosphate synthase TrpC, with translation MSYLDRIFETKRREIADAKAELSLDEVRAKARDADPVRGFRKALAEAEQPVTLIAEVKAASPSMGSIRPNLDPVEVARTYESAGAHCLSVLTDVEYFKGSPQNLIKSRESTSIPVLRKDFIEDPYQVYEARSWGADAILLIVAALEQSRLRDLQALAWQLGMDVLVEIHDEQEAERALEAKANLIGINNRDLSSFQTDIETSIRLLPQIKAFAHTVSESSLATSDDVQLVSSAGARSVLIGTTFCAAEDIGAKVKEVMRW